The region TCCCTTTTGTCTTGGCAAAAGGAATCAAAACCGTGTGTCCCTGCATTCGGCCCTACGCTGCGCTCCGGGTCCCTTCGCTCCGGCATTGCTCCCGTCGGGACCGCACCGAAGGGCCGTCCTGGCCCTACGGTGCTCGCAGGCCATCCATGGCCTGCACCCGACTACGCAATACCTACGCTCAGCCTACTGAAGGGACGATCCAGGTGTCTGGGCTGACGATGTACGAAGAGCCAGATCAACAACAAAAGCTGAACACCAGCGCGGCGCTGTTGCTGTTGCTGTTGCTGTGCTTCTCCCTACACAAATCGTGCAGACGCCACAAATCGTCCCTTCAGCAGGCCGAATGGAACCCTTGCGGAGTGGGGCGACGGCCATGGATGGCCGGCGAGCGACGCAGGGCCAGGGACGGCCCTTCGGCGCGGTCCCCACGGGAGCAAGGGTGGAATGAGGGAACCCGGAGCGCAGCGTAGGGCCGGATGCAGGGACAAGGGGTTTTGCCTACTTTTGCCCCGACAAAAGTGGGTCGCCGTAAAGGCGAAACCAGCCAGTGGTGCCACTGCGTCAAACGGATATGCCCATCGCCACTCGAGCCACATTTTCGGTGCTCACCCGCTCAGTGACGCATACAGCCAGACGCTGATCCATTGGCGTGGGCGGTTTGGAGTCACCTTTGCGCCCTCCACGTAAAGGCGAAACCAGTCAATAGCGCCACCCCATCAAACGGATATGCCCATCGACACCCAAGCCACACCCTCCAAAAAGACCCAGCGTCATTACTGTGCCGATTTCGTCGTTCAGCTGATTCAAAGGCATCAAGCCGGCGCCCCCGACAACAAGCCACTCTGTCGATCACTCCCCCAGAACGGACGCGGCCTCCCCATGAAACGCATTACCGTGATCGACTCCCACACCGGCGGTGAACCGACCCGCCTGGTCACCGACGGCTTCCCTGCCCTGGGCAAAGGCAGCATGGCCGAGCGCCGCCAGCTTCTTGCCCAACAACACGACCAATGGCGCAGCGCCTGCATGCTCGAACCGCGTGGCAGCGATGTACTGGTTGGCGCCCTGCTGTGCGAGCCAGTTGATCCGAGTGCCTGCGCCGGGGTGATTTTCTTCAACAACACCGGCTACCTGGGCATGTGCGGCCACGGCACCATCGGCCTGGTAGTATCCCTCGCGCACCTGGGGCGTATCGGACCGGGTGTGCACAGCATCGAAACCCCCGTGGGTACCGTGCAGGCAACGCTGCATGAAGACCACTCTGTCAGCGTGCGCAATGTACCCGCCTACCGCTACCGCAAGGACCTCTCGCTGGAGGTGCCGGGCATTGGTCTGGTGGTCGGCGACGTGGCCTGGGGCGGCAACTGGTTCTTTCTTATTGCCGATCACGGCCTGCAAGTCGCGGGCGACAACATCGAGGCGCTGACCGCCTACACCTATGCAGTACAGCAGGCACTGGATGAGCAAGGCATTCGCGGCGAAGACGGTGGCCTGATCGACCATATCGAACTGTTTGCCGACGACCCTCACGCAGATAGCCGCAACTTTGTACTCTGCCCCGGCAAAGCCTACGACCGTTCGCCCTGTGGCACCGGTACCAGCGCCAAGCTTGCTTGCCTGGCCGCCGACGGCAAACTCCAACCCGGCCAGCCCTGGCAGCAGGCCAGCGTGATTGGCAGTGTCTTCGAAGGTTCGTTCGAAACGGCTGGCGAGCGCATCATTCCCACCATTCGCGGTCGCGCCCATATCAGTGCCGAGGCTACGCTCATCCTTCAGGAAGACGACCCGTTCGCCTGGGGCATTCGCCCGTGAGCGGCGCTGCCGTGGCCGATGTGATCGTGATTGGTGCCGGAATTATCGGCGCAGCTTGTGCCCAGGCGCTGGCTGCGCGCGGCCTGCGCGTGCTGGTCCTGGATGCCGGGCTGCATGGCGCCACGGCAGCCGGCATGGGCCATCTGCTGGTGCTCGATGACAACGCCGCGGAATTAGCGTTGAGCCAGTACTCGTTGCAACGCTGGCGTGAATTGGCAAGGCAACTGCCCGACGCTTGCGCCTATCGTAGTAATGGCACCCTCTGGCTAGCGGCCAATGCCGAAGAAATGGCCGTGGCCGAACACAAATACGGTGTGCTGCACGCACAAGGCATTGTCTGCGAACGCGTTAGCGGGCGCGGCTTGCGCCAACGTGAACCAGCCCTGCGTGAAGGCTTGGAGGGAGGTCTGTTGATCAATGGCGATGGCATTCTCTACGCCCCCGCTACCGCACGTTGGATGTTGCAGTCGCCCCGGATCGAGCAGCGCCGTGCGCACGTCACGGCGGTACAGGGTAACAGTGTGCGCCTGGAGGACGGTCAGTGGCTCAGCGCCGAGGCAGTGGTGCTGGCCAACGGCATCCAGGCCACCGATCTGTGCCCGGAGCTGCCCATTGAACCGAAGAAAGGCCATTTGCTAATCACCGACCGCTACCCCGGTAGCGTCACCCATACCTTGGTGGAACTGGGTTATGTCACCAGTGCCCACAATGCCAGCGGACCTTCTACCGCCTGCAATATCCAGCCGCGTCCGACCGGGCAACTGTTCATCGGTGCCTCACGTCAGTTCGGCACCACCGATCCGGGCGTGGAAGGCTGGATGCTGGCACGCATGCTCAAGCGCGCCACCGAGTACATGCCCGGCCTTGCGCAGTTGAACGGCATTCGCGCCTGGACCGGCTTTCGCGCCGCCAGCCCCGACGGCCTGCCACTGGTGGGCCGGCATCCGCAGCAGGACGGCCTGTGGCTGGCCGTCGGCCATGAAGGGTTGGGCGTCACTACGGCGCCGGCGACGGCGGACCTGCTGGTCGCGCAACTGTTCGACGAAACCCCGCCCCTGGCCGCTCAACCCTATCTGCCCCACCGCTTCCTGGGAGCACACATGCATGCCTGACTTGATCCTCGATGGCCGTCCACTGTCTGTGGCCGAAGGTACCAGCGTGGCCGCGGCCCTGGCACTGGGCGGCGATGGCTGCTCGCGCACCGCCGTTGGTGGTCACCGCCGCGCGCCGCTATGCGGCATGGGCATTTGCCAGGAGTGCCGCGTAAACATCGACGGCCGCCGGCGCCTGGCCTGCCAAACCCTGTGCCGCGAGGGTATGCACGTGGAGACCCGGGCATGAGCGAATACACCCCTCTGCTGATTATCGGCGCCGGCCCTGCCGGTTTGGCGGCCGCCTTGGCCGCCGCGTCTACCACCGCACGCATCGTGCTGCTTGACGACAACCCGCTTCCGGGCGGGCAAATCTGGCGCGACGGTCCGCACGCCAAGGTTCCCGCCCAGGCGCGTCAACTGCGTGAACGCGTATTGGCCTGTACCAATGTGCGCTACCACAGCGGTACACGGGTAATTGCCTGCCCCGGCCCGAAGACCCTGCTGGTTGAGGATGCAGAGCGTGGTTGGCAGATTCGTTACGACAAACTGATCCTCTGCACCGGCGCTCGCGAATTGCTCCTGCCCTTCCCCGGCTGGACGCTGCCCGGTGTCACCGGTGCCGGTGGTTTGCAAGCGCTGATCAAAGCTGGCTTGCCGGTGCGCGACCAGCGCCTGGTGATCGCTGGGAGCGGGCCATTGCTGTTGGCCAGCGCTGCGACAGCCAAAGACAACGGCGCCAAGCTGCTGGCCATTGCCGAGCAGGCATCGCTGGCAGCAGTTGCCGGCTTTGCCGCGCAATTGCCGCGCTGGCCGCACAAGTTGCTGCAATCCTTCACCCTGTTCGACCGCAGTTACCGTACGGGCAGCCATGTGCTTGCTGCCTTGGGCAGCGATCGCCTGGAAGGTGTGCGTCTGAAGCAAAACGGCAAAATCGTGGAAGTAGCCTGCGATAGACTCGCCTGCGGCTTCGGTCTGATTGCCAATAGCCAACTAGGTCAAGCCTTGGGCTGTGAAGTGCGCCAGCAAGCAATAGCCGTGAACACCTGGCAAGCCACCTCACAACCCGACATTTACGCCGCGGGCGAATGCACCGGTTTCGGTGGCAGTGAACGGGCCCTGGTCGAGGGTGCCATTGCCGGCCATGCGGCGGTTGGTGACCGTCCGGCGGCGCAGGCATTGTTGTCTCGCCGCGCGCGCTGGCATGGTTTTGCTGCAGCCTTGAACAAAGCCTTCGCCCTCGACCCGACGCTGAAGTCGCTGGCCAGCGCCGACACCCTGGTGTGCCGCTGCGAGGACGTGCCTTACGCGGCCCTTGTCGGGCATGCCAACTGGCGTGAAGCCAAACTGGCCAGCCGCTGCGGCATGGGCGCCTGCCAAGGTCGAGTATGCGGTGCGGCCGCCGAATACCTGTTCGGTTGGCAGCCTTCGGCACCCCGCCCACCGTTCAGCCCGGCGCGCATCGAGACCTTGCTGTGCCTGGACGAAACGCCCGGTGCTTGAGGTAAATAGCGGGGGCGCACTATGATCCCGACGGTCGCCCACGGACCGTCAGCGCCATGCACGCCACACTCAACAGCCTCGCCCCCTGCGATTTGCCTACGTTGCTCGACAGCCTACAGCCCATTGCGCCCCTGCTCGATACGCTGAACGACGTGGTGTTCTTCATCAAGGACCTGCAAGCGCGCTACGTTTTCGTCAACCAGACCCTGGCACGCCGTTGCGGGCGCAAACACAGCGATGACCTACTCGGACTGACCGCCGAAAATGTCTTCCCCGAGCGCTTCGGGCCTCTGTATACCGAACAAGATCGGCGAGTATTGAGCAGTGGCCGGGAGTTGGCCGACCAGCTTGAGCTGCACCTGTATTTCGGCAACCAGTCGATCTGGTGCCTGACCCACAAACGCCCGCTCAAGGATGCCCAAGGCAATGTCGTGGGGCTGGCCGGTATCTCCCGCGACTTGCAGTTACCACAATCCAACCACCCGGCGTTCCAGAAGCTCGCCGCCGTCGATGCGCACATTCGTCACCATTTCACCCGCCCGATCAGTCTCGCCGAACTGACCGCAATCGCCGGGCTTTCCGTGGCGCAACTGGAGCGTCACTGTAAACGCATCTTCCAGCTCACGCCGCGTCAGTTGATCCACAAGGCACGGCTGGAAGAAGCCTCACGCTTGCTGCAAGACCCCGAGTTGCCCATTACCGAAATCGCTTTGCGCTGCGGTTACACCGACCACAGTGCCTTCAGCCGCCAATTCCGCGCGCTCACCGGCCTTTCGCCGAGCCAGTACCGCGACGGCCAACGCTGAGTGTTCCTAAATGGGGCGCCGCGTAAGGGCGGTGCTCCCATACGTAACACCCGTCCTGCAGCCGACCCGCCGCACTGAAACCACCCTACAAAACTCCACTTTCCTACAGGCGCCCTAACTCACGGGCTGCCGGCCAATTGCTGGTTCCGGACAAAAACAGGCACGCCCATTGCTAAGAAAATATCGTATACGAAATTACCAATACGATATCTAACAGCACCCCCCAGACCACGAGGCATCTATGAAAAACCGCACATTTGCCGTAGCCCTCAGCGCTGTTCTCAGTACTGCCTGTATCGCCAACGCCCAGGCCGACAAGCTCGACGATATTATTGGCTCCGGCAAGCTGCGCTGCGCCGTCACCCTCGACTTTCCACCGATGGGCTTTCGTGACGAAGCCAACAAGCCAGCCGGCTTTGACGTCGACTATTGCAACGATCTGGCAAAAATCCTCGGTGTCGACGCCGAAGTGGTCGAGACCCCCTTCCCCGACCGCATCCCTGCACTGATCTCCGGCCGCGCGGACGTTATCGTGGCGTCCACCTCCGACACCCTGGAACGGGCCAAGACCGTTGGTTTGACCGTGCCGTACTTCGCCTTCCAAATGGTGGTGCTGACCCGCGACAATACCGGCATCAATAGCTTCGACGACCTCAAAGGCAAAGCCTTGGGCAATACCAGTGGCACCTATGAAGCCATTGCACTGGAAAAGGACGTGAAGAGCTGGGGTAGTGGCAGCTTCCGTGCCTACCAGTCGCAGAACGACACGCTGCTGGCGGTCGCCCAAGGTCATATCGACGCCACCGTGGTGACCAACACTGTCGCCGCCGCCACCCTCAAGTCTGGCAAATACAAAAACCTCAAGGTCGCCGGTAACGCGCCCTACGTGATCGACTACGTATCGCTGGGTGCCAAACGCAATGAGTACGGTCTGTTGCGCTACCTCGACCTGTTCGTCAACCAACAAGTGCGCACCGGGCGCTACAAGGAGCTGTTCACCAAGTGGGTGGGGACCGAGATCGCCCCGACCGACCTGACCGTACCGCAGGTCTACTACTGAGGTGGGCGGTATGATCAGCACACCCAAACCCCTGACCGGGCGCTGCCTGGTCGAGGGCGCGGCCCAGGGTGAACTGTTGTTCGCCGATACCGGGCTGAGCTTCTGGGGCGGGGTCGACCCGTTCAGCGGCGAAGTGATCGATCGTCATCATCCGCTCAGCGGCCAGTGCATTGCCGGACGCGTGCTGGCGATTCCCAGCGGACGTGGCTCCTGCACCGGCAGCAGTGTGATGATGGAACTGATCAGCAACGGCCACGCACCGGCAGCATTGGTGCTGGCCGAAGCCGACGAGATCCTGACCCTCGGGGTGCTGGTCGCCCAGACCCTGTTCGAGCGCTCCCTGCCGGTGCTGTGCATCGGCAGGGAGGCGTTCGCCGAATTGTCCGGGGCAGGTTTTGCCCGGCTCGAAGGACGACACCTTGAGCTCTTTACCCTGGCGCCTGCCGATCACTGGCAGGCCCCGGCGTTCTGCCCTGGCGCCGAGGCTTTCAATACCTTCAGCAGCAACCTGAACCTGGCACCGAGCGACCGCGCATTGCTCGACGGCACTCACGGCAAGGCCGCGCAGATTGCGATGCAGATTGTCCTGCGCATGGCCGAGCTGCAAGGCGCCGAGCAACTGCTGGACGTGACCCAGGCACACATAGACGGCTGTATTTACACCGGTCCGGCGAGCCTGCGCTTTGCCCAACAGCTGGTGCAATGGGGCGCGAAGGTGCGCGTGCCGACCACACTCAATTCCATTTCGGTAGACCAGCGCCGCTGGCGCGAATTGGGCATCGACCCAGCACTCGGCGAGCCCGCCAGTGCCCTGGGCGAGGCGTATATGGCCATGGGCGCGCAGTTAAGCTTCACCTGCGCGCCCTACCTGCTGGACAGTGCACCGACGCTGGGCGAACAGATCGTCTGGGCCGAGTCCAACGCAGTGGTCTATGCCAACAGCGTTCTGGGCGCGCGCACACTGAAGTACCCCGACTACCTCGATATCTGCATCGCCTTGACCGGTCGCGCACCGAGCATTGGTTGTCACCTGGACGAGCAACGCAAGGCGCAGCTGATTGTCGAGCTGCCGGCACTGGGCACCCTGGATGACAGTTTCTACCCGCTGCTCGGCTACCACATCGGTGCGCTATCGGGCTCTCGGATTCCGCTGGTGCGTGGGTTGGAACAGGCCCACCCCAGCCTCGACGATCTCAAGGCCTTTGGGGCAGCCTTCGCCACCACCTCCGCGGCCCCCTTGTTCCACATTGCCGGGGTTACACCCGAGGCACTGGACCCCACGCAAGTACTCGAGCCCGGCGCCCACTTACCTTGCGAGCGCCTGCAACTGAGCGACCTGCTGCACAGCTGGCGCGAGCTCAACAGCGCCCGCGAGCCCCGAGTCGATGTGGTGTCGCTGGGCAATCCGCACTTTTCCTTCAGCGAGTTCGCGGCGCTGGATCGTTTGTGCCAGGGCCGCAGCAAACATCCGCAAGTGGTGCTGGCGATCACCTGTGGCCGTGCGGTGCTGGAACAGGCGCGTGCTGCCGGGCATATCGACGGGCTCGAACGCTTCGGCGTAACCCTGGTTACCGATACCTGCTGGTGCATGCTGGGAGAGCCGGTAATCCCGCCCAGCGCACGCACGCTGATGACCAACTCCGGCAAATACGCCCACTACGGGCCAGGCCTGGCCGGCCGCCCGGTGCATTTTGCCAGCCTTGGCGAATGCGTGGAGTCGGCCTGCAGCGGCGTGGCCAGCGGACGGCTACCGACCTGGCTGCAACCCGCTGCATTCAAGGAGAGTCCCGCGCATGTTTGATTATACCTTCCAATGGCGCGCAGCCCTGCGCGCCCTTCCGGACATGCTTGCCGGCGCCTGGGTGACCTTCGAGACCGCGGCCCTGTCGATGATCCTCGGTGTGCTCATCGCCCTGGCCCTGACTGTGATGCGCCAAGGTAAGCAACCGCTGCTGCGCGGCTTTGCCAACACCTGGGTATCCATCGCCCGTAACACGCCGTCGTTGTTCCAGATCTACATCCTGTACTTCGGCCTCGGTTCGATGGGCATGCACGTCAGCTCCTGGATCGCCCTGTTGGCCGGGATCACCTTCAACAACGCAGGCTACCTGGCAGAGAACTTTCGCGGCGGTCTCAAGGCGGTGCCGACCACGCAAATGCGCGCAGCGCGCTCGCTGGGCATGAGCGCCTTCCAGGCTTACCGGATGATCATCATTCCGCAGCTGTTGCGCGTGGTGTTCTACCCGTTGACCAACCAAATGGTCTGGGCGGTGCTGATGACCTCACTGGGGGTGATCGTGGGCCTGAACAACGACCTGACCGGCGTGACCCAGGATTACAACGTCAAGACCTTCCGCACCTTCGAATATTTCGCCCTGGCGGCGGCGCTCTACTACGTGATCGCCAAGGCGATTGTCGCAGTCGCGCGGCTGATGGCCTGGCGGCTGTTCCGCTACTGAGGAGCTCGACATGTTTTCCACCGGTTTTACCTGGAACGACTTCATGTTCCTCCTCGAAGGGGCGTGGATCACCTTGCAACTGACCTTCTGGGCCATTCTGATCGGCACCATCGCGGGCTTGCTGTTCGGCCTGGCGCGTGCCTTGTGGCCGCGCCTGAGCCTGCCGCTCGCTTGGGTACTGGATGTGTTTCGCAGCGTACCGCTGTTGATCCAGTTCGTGCTGTTCAACTCGTTCAAGAGCATCGTCGGACTGGACATCAGTGCCTTCAGTGTCGGCTGCATCGTGCTGGGCGTGTACACCGCCGCTTACTTCACCGAAATCGTTCGGGGTGGCGTGCTCTCGGTAGCGTTGAGCGTGCGCCGCGCCAGCCGTTCGCTGGGCATGAGCTACCTGCAGGACCTGCGCTGGATCGTTCTGCCAATGGCAACCCGGGTGGCGTTTCCCGGCTGGCTGAACCTGGTACTGGGGGTGATGAAAGACACTGCACTGGTGATGTGGATCGGCATCGTCGAACTGCTGCGCGCCTCGCAAACCATCGTTACACGGATTCAGGAACCCCTGCTGGTGCTGTGCATCGCGGGCCTCATCTACTACGTCATGAGCCTGGTGGTTGCCCGTTTGGGCGCCCGCCTGGAAACAAGGTGGCAAGAAAATGATTGAGATCCAGAACGTACATAAATCCTTCGGCAACCTTGAAGTGGTCAAGGGTGTGAGCCTGACCGTGGACAAAGGCGAAGTGGTGTCGATCATCGGCGGCTCCGGCTCGGGTAAATCGACCTTGCTGATGTGCATCAACGGCCTGGAGCCAATCCAGAAAGGCAGCATTCGCGTCGATGGCATCGAGGTGCACAACCGCGCCACGGACCTGAACCGCCTGCGGCAGAAGATCGGCATCGTCTTCCAGCAATGGAACGCCTTTCCGCACCTGACCGTTCTGGAGAACGTGATGCTCGCGCCGCGCAAGGTGCTGGGCAAAAGCAAGGAGCAAGCTGAAGAGCTGGCCGTCAAGCAACTGACCCACGTGGGACTGGGCGACAAGCTCAAGACCTTCCCCGGCAAATTGTCCGGGGGCCAGCAGCAGCGCATGGCGATTGCCCGGGCGCTGGCCATGTCGCCGGACTACATGCTCTTCGACGAAGCCACCTCGGCGCTCGACCCGCAACTGGTGGGTGAGGTACTGGACACCATGCGCATGTTGGCCGAAGACGGCATGACCATGGTGCTGGTCACCCACGAGATACGTTTTGCCCGGGATGTCTCGGACCGGGTGGCGTTTTTCCGTAACGGCCTGGTGCATGAGATCGGCTCGCCGGAGCAAGTGATCGGCAACCCGACGCAGCCTGAGACCGCGGCTTTCCTGAAGTCGGTGAAATAGCAGCATCCACAACGGTGGGATCAACCCCACCGTCACGAAGGCGGTACTCAACATAAGGACCTTCCCCGAATGCGCTCTTCGAAGATCATCCACATCGTCAGTTGCCACGCCGAAGGAGAAGTCGGCGACGTCATCGTCGGCGGCGTCGCCCCACCTCCTGGCGCTACGGTCTGGGAACAGTCGCGCTGGATCGCCCGCGACGAGACCCTGCGCAACTTCGTCCTCAACGAACCCCGCGGCGGCGTGTTCCGCCACGTCAACCTGCTGGTGCCGCCCAAGGATCCACGCGCGCAGATGGCCTGGATCATCATGGAACCGGCGGACACCCCACCCATGTCCGGCTCGAACTCGCTGTGCGTGTCCACGGTGTTGCTCGACAGCGGCATCCTGCCGATGACCGAACCTGAAACCCGCCTGGTCCTGGAAGCACCCGGCGGTCTGATCGAAGCCGTCGCGCAATGTCGCGACGGCAAGGTGCAGCGGGTCGAGGTGAAAAACGTGCCCTCCTTCGCTGATCGCCTGGATGCCTGGATCGAAGTCGAAGGCCATGGCTCACTGCAGGTCGACACCGCTTATGGCGGCGACAGTTTCGCCATTGCCGATGCCCGCCAATTGGGCTTTGCCATACGCCCCGACGAAGCGAAGGACATCGTCGAGATCGGGCTGAAGATCACCCGCGCCGCCAATGAACAGTTGGGCTTTCGTCACCCGACGAACCCGGATTGGTCGCACTTATCCTTCTGTCAGATCGCCGCCCCCATTGAGTACGAGAACGGCATTGCCACCGGCGCCAACGCAGTGGTTATCCGTCCCGGCAAGATCGACCGCTCGCCCTGCGGCACCGGCTGTTCGGCGCGCATGGCAGTGATGCAGGCCAAAGGCTTGCTGAAGGTGGGTGACCGTTTTATCGGCCGTTCGATCATCGGTTCGCAATTCGATTGCCGCATCGAGTCGCAAACACAAATAGACGGTCGCCCGGCCATCTATCCGTGTATTTCCGGGCGAGCCTGGATCACCGGTACCCATCAATTGATGCTCGACCCAAGCGACCCTTGGCCGCAAGGCTACCGACTGTCGGACACATGGCCCGGCGCATGATCGCTAACCCCTTGATTTAAAAACCACCCCTGTAAATCGGTCAGTAATACGCGAAAAAAACCCTGGTCGAATATAGGCACTTCAAATATCGTATACGAAATACAATAAACAACCGGAGAACATCATGAGCAAGTACGTAAACTGGAGCGGCGTCTTCCCTGCGGTCACCACCCAATTCAACGACGACTTCTCGATCAACCTGGAAAAGACCCACGAGGTCATTTCCAACGTGATCCGTGACGGCGTCTCTGGCCTGGTGGTGTGTGGTTCTGTCGGTGAGAACACCTCGCTGACCGCCGAAGAAAAAATCGCCGTGACCGAAGTCGCCGTCGATGCCTCGCGTGGCCGGGTTCCGGTGATTTGCGGCGTGGCTGAGTTCACCAGCGTGCAAGCTGCCAAAGTCGCCAACGCAGTGCGTCAGGTCGGCGTTGACGGTGTGATGTTGATGCCGGCACTGGTCTACGGCTCGAAACCGTTCGAGACCGCCGAGCACTACCGCTACGTGGCCAAGCACACTGACGTGCCGCTGATGGTTTACAACAACCCACCGATCTACAAGAACGACGTCACCCCGGACATCCTGATTTCCCTGGCCGACTGCGAGAACGTGGTGTGCTTCAAGGACTCCTCGGGCGACACCCGCCGCTTCATCGATGTGCGCAACGAGGTAGGCGACCGGTTCGTACTGTTTGCCGGCCTGGACGACGTGGTTCTGGAAAGCATTGCCGTGGGCGCCCAGGGCTGGGTGTCGGGCATGTCCAACGTGTTCCCCAAAGAAGGCGAAACCATCTTCCGCCTGGCCAAGGCCGGACGCTTCGCCGAAGCCATGCCGATCTACGAGTGGCTGATGCCAATCCTGCACCTTGATGCCCGCGCCGACCTTGTGCAGTGCATCAAGCTCTGTGAAGCGATCGCCGGTCGTGGTAGCGCGCTGACTCGTCCTCCGCGTCTGGCGCTGCCAGACGCTGATCGGGTCTACGTTGAGCAGATCATGGCCAAAGCCCTGGCCAAGCGTCCGCATCTGCCAGACGTCGGCCTCTGAGTGACAACCGGGCCGGCTCCCCCAGGAGCCGGCCCGCCTGTTTTGCGCCCATACAGGAATCCTCAACATGTCCAGTCACTCGTCCAGCGCAACCACCCCTTCGGGATTGAAGCGTGTCGTCGCCGCAGCCATGGCCGGCACCGTCGCCGAATGGTATGAATTCTTCCTCTACGGCACCGCCTCGGCACTGGTCTTCGGCCAGTTGTTCTTCCGTCAAACCGACAGTCCTATCGACGGCATCATTGCCGCCTTTGCCCTCTACGCCGTTGGCTTCCTGGCGCGCCCACTGGGTGGCCTGGTGTTCGGTCACTACGGCGATAAATTCGGCCGTAAACGCTTGCTGCAACTGAGCCTGGTGGTGGTCGGCGTCACTACCTTCCTGATGGGTTGCCTACCCGGCTTCGACAGCATTGGCTACGCTGCGCCGGCACTGCTGGTACTGTTGCGGCTGATTCAGGGCTTTGCCTTTGGTGGCGAATGGGGCGGCGCTATCTTGTTGGTGTCCGAGCACTGCCCGGCCAACCGTCGCGGTTTCTGGGCCAGTTGGCCACAAGCCG is a window of Pseudomonas sp. DG56-2 DNA encoding:
- a CDS encoding transporter substrate-binding domain-containing protein yields the protein MKNRTFAVALSAVLSTACIANAQADKLDDIIGSGKLRCAVTLDFPPMGFRDEANKPAGFDVDYCNDLAKILGVDAEVVETPFPDRIPALISGRADVIVASTSDTLERAKTVGLTVPYFAFQMVVLTRDNTGINSFDDLKGKALGNTSGTYEAIALEKDVKSWGSGSFRAYQSQNDTLLAVAQGHIDATVVTNTVAAATLKSGKYKNLKVAGNAPYVIDYVSLGAKRNEYGLLRYLDLFVNQQVRTGRYKELFTKWVGTEIAPTDLTVPQVYY
- a CDS encoding (2Fe-2S)-binding protein; translated protein: MPDLILDGRPLSVAEGTSVAAALALGGDGCSRTAVGGHRRAPLCGMGICQECRVNIDGRRRLACQTLCREGMHVETRA
- a CDS encoding FAD-binding oxidoreductase, whose translation is MSGAAVADVIVIGAGIIGAACAQALAARGLRVLVLDAGLHGATAAGMGHLLVLDDNAAELALSQYSLQRWRELARQLPDACAYRSNGTLWLAANAEEMAVAEHKYGVLHAQGIVCERVSGRGLRQREPALREGLEGGLLINGDGILYAPATARWMLQSPRIEQRRAHVTAVQGNSVRLEDGQWLSAEAVVLANGIQATDLCPELPIEPKKGHLLITDRYPGSVTHTLVELGYVTSAHNASGPSTACNIQPRPTGQLFIGASRQFGTTDPGVEGWMLARMLKRATEYMPGLAQLNGIRAWTGFRAASPDGLPLVGRHPQQDGLWLAVGHEGLGVTTAPATADLLVAQLFDETPPLAAQPYLPHRFLGAHMHA
- a CDS encoding AraC family transcriptional regulator, translating into MHATLNSLAPCDLPTLLDSLQPIAPLLDTLNDVVFFIKDLQARYVFVNQTLARRCGRKHSDDLLGLTAENVFPERFGPLYTEQDRRVLSSGRELADQLELHLYFGNQSIWCLTHKRPLKDAQGNVVGLAGISRDLQLPQSNHPAFQKLAAVDAHIRHHFTRPISLAELTAIAGLSVAQLERHCKRIFQLTPRQLIHKARLEEASRLLQDPELPITEIALRCGYTDHSAFSRQFRALTGLSPSQYRDGQR
- a CDS encoding amino acid ABC transporter permease, coding for MFDYTFQWRAALRALPDMLAGAWVTFETAALSMILGVLIALALTVMRQGKQPLLRGFANTWVSIARNTPSLFQIYILYFGLGSMGMHVSSWIALLAGITFNNAGYLAENFRGGLKAVPTTQMRAARSLGMSAFQAYRMIIIPQLLRVVFYPLTNQMVWAVLMTSLGVIVGLNNDLTGVTQDYNVKTFRTFEYFALAAALYYVIAKAIVAVARLMAWRLFRY
- a CDS encoding FAD/NAD(P)-binding oxidoreductase, whose protein sequence is MSEYTPLLIIGAGPAGLAAALAAASTTARIVLLDDNPLPGGQIWRDGPHAKVPAQARQLRERVLACTNVRYHSGTRVIACPGPKTLLVEDAERGWQIRYDKLILCTGARELLLPFPGWTLPGVTGAGGLQALIKAGLPVRDQRLVIAGSGPLLLASAATAKDNGAKLLAIAEQASLAAVAGFAAQLPRWPHKLLQSFTLFDRSYRTGSHVLAALGSDRLEGVRLKQNGKIVEVACDRLACGFGLIANSQLGQALGCEVRQQAIAVNTWQATSQPDIYAAGECTGFGGSERALVEGAIAGHAAVGDRPAAQALLSRRARWHGFAAALNKAFALDPTLKSLASADTLVCRCEDVPYAALVGHANWREAKLASRCGMGACQGRVCGAAAEYLFGWQPSAPRPPFSPARIETLLCLDETPGA
- a CDS encoding 4-hydroxyproline epimerase is translated as MKRITVIDSHTGGEPTRLVTDGFPALGKGSMAERRQLLAQQHDQWRSACMLEPRGSDVLVGALLCEPVDPSACAGVIFFNNTGYLGMCGHGTIGLVVSLAHLGRIGPGVHSIETPVGTVQATLHEDHSVSVRNVPAYRYRKDLSLEVPGIGLVVGDVAWGGNWFFLIADHGLQVAGDNIEALTAYTYAVQQALDEQGIRGEDGGLIDHIELFADDPHADSRNFVLCPGKAYDRSPCGTGTSAKLACLAADGKLQPGQPWQQASVIGSVFEGSFETAGERIIPTIRGRAHISAEATLILQEDDPFAWGIRP
- a CDS encoding aconitase X produces the protein MISTPKPLTGRCLVEGAAQGELLFADTGLSFWGGVDPFSGEVIDRHHPLSGQCIAGRVLAIPSGRGSCTGSSVMMELISNGHAPAALVLAEADEILTLGVLVAQTLFERSLPVLCIGREAFAELSGAGFARLEGRHLELFTLAPADHWQAPAFCPGAEAFNTFSSNLNLAPSDRALLDGTHGKAAQIAMQIVLRMAELQGAEQLLDVTQAHIDGCIYTGPASLRFAQQLVQWGAKVRVPTTLNSISVDQRRWRELGIDPALGEPASALGEAYMAMGAQLSFTCAPYLLDSAPTLGEQIVWAESNAVVYANSVLGARTLKYPDYLDICIALTGRAPSIGCHLDEQRKAQLIVELPALGTLDDSFYPLLGYHIGALSGSRIPLVRGLEQAHPSLDDLKAFGAAFATTSAAPLFHIAGVTPEALDPTQVLEPGAHLPCERLQLSDLLHSWRELNSAREPRVDVVSLGNPHFSFSEFAALDRLCQGRSKHPQVVLAITCGRAVLEQARAAGHIDGLERFGVTLVTDTCWCMLGEPVIPPSARTLMTNSGKYAHYGPGLAGRPVHFASLGECVESACSGVASGRLPTWLQPAAFKESPAHV
- a CDS encoding amino acid ABC transporter permease, with product MFSTGFTWNDFMFLLEGAWITLQLTFWAILIGTIAGLLFGLARALWPRLSLPLAWVLDVFRSVPLLIQFVLFNSFKSIVGLDISAFSVGCIVLGVYTAAYFTEIVRGGVLSVALSVRRASRSLGMSYLQDLRWIVLPMATRVAFPGWLNLVLGVMKDTALVMWIGIVELLRASQTIVTRIQEPLLVLCIAGLIYYVMSLVVARLGARLETRWQEND